The DNA segment AATGGTAAACTCTGTAATCCTGGTACGTGTTTTTCCACACAAAAATCATatagaacagagattttatcagactaaatctacagtgtgttaaacatgtagagtataatatttaagtcttttaaaaaaaaaaaattatttcagcatttatgcctggccccattcacttccattttatgtGCCTTATTGTAACCACAATTGTTGCTttcctaataaaaataaataagggaCGAGTtggaattattttttgtggtaatcatgaATATGCCtcaagtgctgtcgattgagctcaacttgtaatgaacctgaaACATTACTTTAATTCATCATTTGTGACTAAGATCAGGGTATTTGAACCTACTTTTCAAATGTCACGAGCTGTTCATCTTGATTGCTCTCATCAACCTACAAAACAAGAGAGGACTACAATTGCTATACATAtcaagggtctgttccaaaacctagtgagctgcctggcTGCCAACTACCTACATAGgctgctgccttctaaggcagtatCTTAATAGATACTCagaactagagcccgaccgatatgggatttttgagaccgataccgattttagaggggggaaattcacagattaccgatatagtGGCCGATAttgtaatttttgagctggaatgaaaacagacctttctaTGTGGACTGTGCACCAAttctgcaccgatatgactatgcaaaggtactcagaaggctgctttcttaaacagatatttttatcaaagaatatttgacattattattatacattgtcaacaaatttgaGAAATGaaaactgagaaaataaagaataaatcaaaaacatcagtactgtatgttcagtatcagtcagttgctgaccatgtaaataaagaataaattaaaataaatagttaaataaacatcagtattactgtttagtatcagtcaaatgctgatcattaaaataaagaataaataaaaataaaataaatagctaaataaacatcagtattactgtttagtatcagtcaaatgctgaccattaaaataaagaataaatacaaataaaataaatagctaaataaacatcagtattactgtttagtataagtcaaatactgaccattaaaataaagaataaataaaaatataataaatggctaaataaacatcagtactgtttagtatcagtcaaatgctgaccattaaaataaagaataaaaatataatgaatagctaaataaacagtactgtttagtagcagtcaaatgctgatcattaaaataaataataaataaaaataaaataaatagttaaataaacatcagtattactgtttagtatcagtcaaatgctgatcattaaaataaagaataaataaaaataaaataaatagctaaataaacatcagtactgtttagtgtcaattgctgaccattaaattaaagaataaaaataaaataaattgctaaatatacatcagtactgtttagtatgccagttgctgaccattaaaataaagaataaatgaaaataagataaatagttaaataaacatcagtattactgtttagtttcagtcaaatgctgatcattaaaataaagaataaataaaaataaaataaatagctaaataaacatctgtactgtatgtttagtatcagtcagttgctgaccatttaaataaataaataaaactaaaataaatagctaaataaacatcagtactgtttagtatcagtcaactgctgaccattaaaataaagaataaatgaaaataagataaatagttaaataaacatcagtattactgtttagtttcagtcaaatgctgatcattaaaataaagaataaataaaaataaaataaatagctaaataaacatctgtactgtatgtttagtatcagtcagttgctgaccatttaaataaataaataaaactaaaataaatagctaaataaacatcagtactgtttagtatcagtcaactgctgaccattaaaataaagaataaatgaaaataaaataaatagctaaataaacatcagtactttatgtttagtatcagtcagtttctgatcatttaaataaagaatacatatacaataaatagctaaataaacatcagtactgtatgtttagtatcagtcagttgctgaccatttaaataaagaataaataaacatcagtactgtatgtttagtatcagtcagatgctgaccattaaaataaagaataaataaaaataaaataaatagctaaataaacatcagtactgtatgtttagtatcagtcaaatcagacttttaaatattatattttataaatgcaacgactggaattgttcggttgaagggggtaccaaactgtgattcctgaacaaaacagtttggtgaatacacgtttactcattagcttccactcagctgacagtGTATGAAAGTAgatacgtggttagctagttagctataagctcgttgtcacggagagtaaaagatggaccagcattgcatctcaccaactaggtaacaacatagcgtgaaatcaacagtcaacagacacaatccaccaccgcaccgatgtctgttgagctgcaaaaagatgctctgatgtttacctttcaatctgctacattactgactgcgctgacaaactacagctggctaacatagcaaacagacgTAAGTGCCAATGTGGAGCAATCTCTACATACAGTAGGCAGCAACTATGTGTGGCATACAAATCGCACTCTGcactggagaaaaataaatcctgaTCAGACTGTCAGGCACAGGCAAGGCACCTTTCTGGAATCATCATCCATAAGATGCATAAAAataagtaacacacacacacatattgggtAAAACTGTATTATAATAGTTTTTTtaagaattaatgttttttagTATTAAATGAAGTCGATTTATGATCAACATTTCTCTTGCTAGGATGCCTTAAAGTGCCGCTTCCATGGGCAGCTCACTAGGTCTTGGTACAGAGCTcaagaatgtaaaatgtttatttgcCTAACACATCATATATATACAGATACAAACGAAAAAAACAGACAATCTTCAGATCAGTATTTTTACAGCAGTTACCAAAAGTCTGGAGCCGCCTCGTGCCCGCGCCATGGACTCACGCTCCCTCTCCGCGGCTCGGCGCTGAACCACTTGGAAGTTGTTGAGAGCGGCTGAGAAGTTGTTCATCAGACGGTCTTTCTGAATTCTCTGCTGCCGCTGTGTGAACACCAGCATTTGCGTGACACACTGGGCTGATTTGAGGTCAGGTGTGTGTTTCTCTGGAGGACTATAAACTCACCTGTTCTGAAGGGGACTGCGGCTGAGGTAAAGAGCCCAGGTCTTTCAGGTGTCTGTTGGTCACTTTTGCCAACTGATTTGTATAATGCTGCATCTGCTGTCTGTGTGCAACATCCAGAGACTTGAACCACCAATGAATGTTACTTAGATTTATAATGCTTtcttattttcaataaaaaatgagCAGATGCTAGCTGAAATGTAATtgcatgtaacaaaaaaaaaaaaagcatgtaattCAGAATTGCCAAGATAGTAAAACCTTTGACGCCATTTttgttggtgtagttactgcgttttggcTTTTTTCCAGCCTGtgtgctatgagatactggactttttctcttcaggagtttagacccataaagatctCTTTATAttacttcagactcgagttatacaaatgcaggtatctcctgacctcttcACACGCTCAATTTTGACATGctcatccactgttgttgtttcgcTTGTTGTTTAGCagcaattacatcttcttctagtgcttcttcgtgacagcaaaggctcaactgtgagtgctgtcaccttgtggacccacttattagtgcaaataatttcagGCACATGCGCGTACTGTGCGCGCAGGGTATGCGTGGTTataaaaatgatgatgaaatttgcgtgtTCGCCTAGTGTTcgtgtctgaccgaagtatactttggccttaagtggGCCATTCTTTGCCAGAATAAGATGCGaggtggaccagactttatgcacaGTCATGAGTCTGTCTCTGTGAGATTTCAATATGGATGAACATGTAAGATACTGGAGAAACTCACAGTCTGTCCTGAAGTTCTGGTGTATCGGGTCTGGTACCCAGCTGGAACAACATGCTTTTGATTTGGCCAGCTatccacaaaaacacaaacagaggaGACTTTATAACACTAAATTAtgcacacacgcgcacacgcacgcacacacacacacacacacacactcactcactcactcactcactcactcacacaaaagaCTTTTAACTGTCCAAATGTGAAAGCCTgtttattatatggaaaataataaaacagagaaatgttATGACTAATTATCTTCAACTCAAGTGTGTGTAAATATTCACTTACTGTTTTGTGTGATTTTCTGGATGTTTGAGCTGCATGTCTGAGTGAGATTGTTGAAATCTCCCGGCTGAGATTGACAGCTGTCCATCATTCCGTAAGACATGATGACTGAAAAACAACACAGCTGCTAGAAACCTGCGTTTATTTTACACAGACGACAATTTTTCACAGTATTATAACAACAAATCATATTACAGATTAAATGTTTTCTGGTAAtattacataaaaacaaataattaaggttgacaaaatataaaaatgtgctGTCTGTGCAACGCAATGAGACATTTCTTCATAAGGGCTGAGGAGGCCTTTCGTCATCATGATTCAATAGTTCCAATACTTATTTTCATATTGCTACATGGAATTATGCAATTAGAAATACTTGGTTTAATATCCACATTGTGAACCATTTAAAAAGGAAACAGTAAGCTCGAGTCGCTTACCTGTGATGCTGTGTTGCGGTAAAGCGCGCTCTCCTCCGCATAGAATGGCAATCAGCATGAAACAAAGACTCAAAGTAGGCGGGGCTTGGTTGCCTGGATGTCGTTTTAAATCAATTAATTCACCTATGTTAACTCTTCACTGTGTACTTGCATATAAATTGCTATTTAACTTTTTCAAtatcattatttatgtataaattattgTCTAGAAGAGCGCTGCAAAAGCGGCTCTGTCACATGGTATCTGCTACTTTGCTCAGCGCTTGAAGGATGGACCAATCAATGTAGTTTGTGATTACTGTTTTAACCAATTTTAATAACTCGTTTAAAAGAGATTGCTGGGGTAGAATTTGATTTTATTTACCGGTTAATATTCCTTTGaagtaataaattaaaattattattatttttatcattattagtgTACAAATATCTAAGTCAAAAACGTCCTGAGATTCGAATGTGATTCAATTGATGATTTAGCTTTCTGAGCCGTCTAGCGCCccctgttgaaagataaacatctCATAGAAAACTGTTGTTAATATCAATATTTGCCACGCAATGTTCCTTTTAGGATGATGCTTGGATTCACATTAGACAAATCATGCGCGTCACACTGACAGCAAACATTATGTTTATAGGCCTGCATATGTTTAATGTTCAAGCATACATGAAGAACATTTAGTATAGCCTGtttcctctttttttattatttttatttttttatttttttttataaatgtcatgGGTTATAAATTTTGGGTTGTGAACACGTGAGGTTCCTGTCTTGTCCATTCACATCACTAATAAAAAGGCCTTACTTAAAATACATTGTAAAGTACATTGTGTCATAATCATAAGTGACTGGCTAAAGAGAGAATTAATTAAAGCTCTTTGGCAAAGTCAGGTTCCTGCCTCATGACTTTCATAGGACTCTGGTCACATGACTTCAGTCACACTGAGGGAGGCACTTATAGTGGAATCTTGTGCTTACAgtcaaacatttatttgtattcagAACACTTTttgagtgaaaataaaaaaataaaataaaataaaaatctacaatCTACCTGCTGTATTATCATTATAATCAAAGTCACTCTACGAGAGGAACACAGAAACTGTGTTATGGAGGTCACAcagctaattaattaaaaaatggttAAGTATGTCTTTACATGTCAGTCCACATTGTGTTTAAACTGTGCCTCTATATTACCTGTTCACAGCACGGGGGAGACTGAAAGAGCAGTATGCAATTATCGGGCACACAGTTTGTGGCACTTTCATTAAAAGCAAAGATGTTTGCCACAGATGTGATAGTTAGCACAGCTGAAAATTCTCTGGTTTTGCCCCTCATAACAGAAAACAGGTTCTAAACAGAACAATGATAAAATCATTTGTTTATTAGTATAGACAATGGTCTGTTCAGTATTAAAGAGGTAATTTTCAGTCGCTTACTAAAATATCAACACCTCAAGACAATTGTAATTTAATGAAGGTGCAGAGGCATTTCAATTCTTTAGTCATCAGATTTTGGTGCAGAATCAAATCTTACCACCAGACCGTACAGAATAGCCATATAATCCACATTGATAAAGGATTTATCAGTTGATTTTGATCATTGTTTGGCCAAGGCTCATACTATAATTTACAATCAAGCATATGACAGTTTCCTGTAGATGAGGGCTTCTCTACAATTTGGTGTCTCGCATGCATCTTCAAAAATCACTGCTTTGGTTTTGGAGAAGCAgtggttccctttcaagtcagtcacttcTACGCTGCGTCAgttgctgatgctatgggaagCTCTTCCCAggagtgacgatctctgaagccctttaaaatcaGGGGAATTTATTGGACGCACACGTCACCGTGGGCATGTAAACTGGAGCACAGCACCATTTAATCAGAATTTTCTACTTTAGGGTTGTGATTTCATCTCTTGTGCTATGAATGCCTGAATATTCGCTTCATCGCTGATATTGCACACCTTCAGTGATTGGATTATTTTCTGCCTTCCTGCTTGTGTTCTGATGGACAACGTATCTTTTAAACACTTCCGTGTTTGATATTGTGCATTGTCAGGCTtagggagtaacagaatacttgTAACAGTGTTacataatcaggatacaaaaaatgtgtaactgtaatccattacaattacataaaaactcaaggtattcagattacagttacatttggtaaaaattgggATTAGTAGCAGGAATAAaactttcaataaataaaaaaataaacaaaagatcctcctgacataaaatgatGAAGACCGCTGCTTGCTTTAGAGTGGTACAGATATGAtaagggattttttttattttttttatcttattaatttttttgtcattaatatcctccttaaacataaacatagaatcacccataaacattaactggtgatgtttgactcaggatcatgagcaagcagaggacagGCACTGGAGGCATTCATAATAATAttggtttgtttgcattcagatgACATGACTAAAattctttgagaaaatattgctttttctcttgactttattcacatatgcGATCATGAGGTAAtctaaaagtaattactttcttattgaggtaactggattaagttactgaatacattttcTTCTAAGTAATCTATATTTGTTACagattatatttaaaaagtaaccctcccaaccctgtgcattgtgttgttttgtgtttcttTCATTGAAAAACCACTAAAAGAGCCTTTTGTTTAACAATGTCTTAAAACATAGTGGTGATGATATCAGGGACATCTTATCTCTGGGCTTCATTAGAGAGATATGTACATGCTCGGGTAATACGCTTAATGTAATTCCCAATTTGCGAGGCGACCGCCTCACTTCAATGGCatgtggctgtatgccttgaaatggCCAATTTTTTGCTGACTGGTGTTACTCTTGCCCTGTGCAGTGCACAGCGCTTCACTTCTTAGAGGAGTGTTTGGATTCAGGACTCACTCCATCCAAGATCAAAGTGTATGTCACTGCTATAGCGACTGGCTTGGACCCTTTGGGTGGTTCATCAAATTTTTGCAAGGAGTGAGACGGCTGAGACCCTCTCGCCCTTCTACCATCTAAGTGCTTGTGTTGAATGCACTTACGGGTTCCCCATTTGAGTCACTAGACACAGTAAGTATGTGCATACTCTCTCTGAAGACCGCATTGTTACTCACATTGACTTCAGTAAAACGTATTGGGGACCTTCAGGCCTTATTGGTCAATGACTCTTGCTTAGAGTTTAGACATAGCTTGTCAAAATCAGCCATTCTCAAGCCGAGGGAAGGTTATGTGCCCAATGTTTTGGCCACTCCCTTCAAGGTTCAGGTTGTTATCTCACAAGATTTGTCTCCTACTCTGTTCTTGTCAGACGAGTCACAGAAACAACACATTTTCTGCCCTGTGAGTGTGCTATGCATTTACGTTGTCCATACAAGTCAACATAGGCTGAAGGATCAGCTCTTTGCCTGCTTTGCATCttcaagcaaagactttctcactctGCAGTCCGCGCTATTGCACTCACTTATGATTCACAAGGTGTGCAGTGTTCCATGGGTGGTAAGGCTCACTGTACCAAGAGCATGGCCTCCTCCTTGGCATGGGCTAAGggtgtgtccttggaggacatctgTTTGGCTGCAGGCTTGGCTTTCCCTAGCACTATTGCCAGGTTTTATAACTAGGAATTCTCTTCGCTCTCCTCCCATATTCTTACTACGAAGGAGGGTTGATTTCCCAGTGTTCACTACCTTGCAAGCTAGTGCATTGTATTCTGACTATCGGTCTCTGAACCATGTTGTTCTTGGCTCTTTCCAGTGTAAAGAGTAATTTTTAATGTCCTACTACCCTGCTGGCTAGAGGCATTATGTGAATTTGTCAGTGGACCGTTCTGACCTTTTTCCCCACCATAATGTTTATGGCTATAGTTCGGCGATGCTTCGCTACTCAGATTAGCTAGTGCCACTGTCACATTCTCTACCTTAAATTGTTggattttatttatctttttcctCCCTATTTGTCAATATGAAGGGGAGACTCTATCAGTGCCTGTTAATTACCCTACTGGCTAGTAGACATTGCTTGTGCATGCGTATCAGTAGCATGGAGAGATGGTAGACGGTTCCCATAGCATCTTCAACTGATGCAGCGTCgaagtgactgacttgaaagggaatggtCTGGTTACGACTGTAACCCTGATTCCCCAAAGGGGGAACGAGATGCAGCCTATGCTGGCCGCTCTACTGATTTCTCATTGTTAAGGGTTCGAGAGATGTGCTCTCTTCAATCGAAAATCCTGATGAAATGCGCTGTGCTCCAGTTTATATGCCCGTAGTGATGCGCTCATTGGGGGAGGAGTGTCAAGCACCATCTGCCAATAAACTGCCGTGATTTTAAGGGCTTCAAAGATCATCACTACTGGGAGGAGcttcccatagcatcagcaaattgatgcagaatttttttccactcctttcagggaaccagggttacagtcATAACCAGACAATTttctgttgattggttggttaGAGGAAAGCATATTGCGTATGTGTACTGCCTCCTCTGGCAGTTTTTGATGCAATTAACATGGTATATACCAGCTGCAACAGAGCAGCTGAAGAAGTGAGTGGCCAGTTTCACTTGTATATTTGGAAAAGGAGGCAAGTAAATTTGATGAGAAAAAAGTTCAGAATATTAGAACAGACTTTATCAATTTCTACGAACAATATAGcaacaaaataatacatttaccCTGATTccatttttaaaccatttttaccATTGAACATCATGTTCTCAATGTCAACACAATCAACACAGTCACTGCATGCTGTCCAAAGAGGCACCAAAGACATCTTAGTTTTCAAATTGGTAGATCTCTGGTCACATACCTTGTACTTCACCTAAAAGAAAGTTTTGAGTTATTTTTTGTTAGGAATCCATCATCTGTAATGTTTTCAAAATGATTGCATTACATAGAGAATACGATATACAGTATTTAGTCCAATACTGTTGAGACAGTTCACAGCCTCCTTAATTTTGCCTGATGTTTTCTTATCTGTGTTGcgtaaaaaaagtaattaattacaaatgactaattactaaggttccatttgttagcattacttaacaacattagttaacatgaactaacaatgaacattggTTGTTAAATTAATCTTGGTTGttaatttatgttaatttcaacatatactaatacattttttaaatgaaagttgtatttgttaccaTTGGTTGATGCactattaaccctttaaagcctgagcccaaaattaagaaaattccattctgtgccagaatatgatattcatattcatattcatataacatcacacacctgaactgtatataccatattgaagagacgaactagggctttcaaattatataaatatatgtatgattatttaaggctaatcatcctttatcaataagatttcacacagcagtttttacaaaaatcatctctggccaccatacttcatcagacaactgcattttcaaccattttatttacaagctagagggaaacttagagtgtatgaaatatacataattttgtgggcaatgtagaatagcagacagattagaaatataatctattgtttaaaagttatgaccattcttgtgattagtgggaaaacggaataaaacaaacatttagaatgttaagatacatttcacatgaccactcctcaaatacttcttttgagcacctgtaataataaattgagattgcatctgaaattgaaggacacaaacactgaaatatacattttatgtgttcaataaaacacacactttatttaatttgaacattagaattacacacaaattacacagcaaaacatacaacatcaaactttcgaactatctatataaatacatttttaataaagagtgcaggaacagaatatatataaattcataaatactcaacaactgcaatacctgtggagagaagagagggagaaaagaggaaagggggaggacaacaacaccagtaaacacagcccaacctaggcctctttgcgaaactggtcacactcaactgagtgccaagactgaaaacagttccaatcgcgaaccaagcaaagtcttttgccattacattccggcatgcagcaagctactttagttttattttcagtcctacttttctgatagcatagccaacatctcttagaggactcttcaaatttagggacatgggctgtgtggagtgatggcTAAAGAGGGACTACAGAGTGCAtgcgatacctcccagctgacaagccagattttctctgaaatctatctgggttaagttcaccggtctatgctCATCTCCTGG comes from the Myxocyprinus asiaticus isolate MX2 ecotype Aquarium Trade chromosome 15, UBuf_Myxa_2, whole genome shotgun sequence genome and includes:
- the LOC127452543 gene encoding syntaxin-12-like, whose protein sequence is MSYGMMDSCQSQPGDFNNLTQTCSSNIQKITQNTGQIKSMLFQLGTRPDTPELQDRLQQMQHYTNQLAKVTNRHLKDLGSLPQPQSPSEQRQQRIQKDRLMNNFSAALNNFQVVQRRAAERERESMARARGGSRLLVDESNQDEQLVTFEKNEGWRTQTEEEPFTEEDLEIIKERETNIHQLESDIMDVNQIFKDLAVMIHDQGDMIDSIEANVESSEVHVERGAEQLQHAAYYQRKSRKKMCILALVLSLVVTIFALIIWQAIR